The DNA region GGCGGTGGAAGTGCTGACGCTGCGCAGCCGCATCGTGTCGGTGCTGGGCCAGGTGCAACGGCCGGGACGCTACCCGATCGAAGGACATTTGTCGGTGCTGGAGCTGCTGGCGATGGCCGGTGGCGCGAGCAGCGGCGCCGGCGACGTGGCCACGCTGGTGCGCCGCCAAGGCAACCAACGCATCAACCTGTACGTAGGGAACCGCCAGTCGCCGTCGCAGACCGTGCAGGACACGGAATTGCAGCCGGGCGACGTGGTTTTCGTGCCCGAGGCGCCGCGTTTCTACGTGTACGGCGAAGTCGGCAAGCCCGGCGCCTACCCGATCGACCACGGGCTCAACGTCATGCGCGCGCTGGCGCTGGCCGGAGGCCTGACGCCACGGGCTTCGGATAGCCGCATCGACATCGATCACACCGACGTGCTGACTGGCGAGGTTACGAAGAAGCGGGCCAAGATGACCGACGCCGTGAAGCCGGACGATGTCATTCACGTCAACGAACGCATCTTCTGAGTCCGCGCGCCACGTGCATGAAACACTGAAGCTGCCGGTGAACGCCGCCGTGCATTAATGATGCGGGAGCCTGCCGTTCACCGGTTGCATGCCGGTGTGCCGCACCCGTCCGGAGCGAGATGATGATCCTGGACGCCACTACGATCCCCTCGGGTTCCGTATTGAACGCCGACATCTGCATCGTCGGCGCCGGCGCCGCCGGCATCACGCTGGCGCTCGCCCTGATGGACAGCGGCCTGGATGTCGTGCTGCTCGAAAGCGGCGGCCCGCGCGTGGAGAAGGACACCCAGGCGTTGTATCGGGGCACGGTGCCGGATGCGCGCCTGCACAGCGAACCAGACCGCTATCGCGAACGCCGCATGGGCGGCTCGACCACGATCTGGGGCGGCCGCTGCATGCCGCTGGACCCGATCGATTTCGAGCCGCGCCCATACATCGCCCACAGCGGCTGGCCCATCGGCCTGGACGATTTGATGCCCTATTACCCGCGGGCCAATCAGATCTGCGAGGCGGGCGACTACGCGTATACCGTGGAGACGGCCTTCCATCATCCGATACGGCCGATGATAGAAGGCTTCGAAAGCCCGGCGTTCACGACCAATACGCTGGAGCGCTTCAGCACGCCCACGGACTTTGGCCGACGCTATGCCGAGCGGTTGCGTCTGGGGCCCGTGCGGGTGATCCAGCATGCCAATCTTTGCCGCCTGGACAGCGGTACGCCCGGCGCGCGGGGAGATGCCCGCGATAATGCCCAAGGGAACGCGGCAATCGGCGCTGCCCATGTCCGCACGCTGTCCGGCAACGCCTTCACCGTCCGGGCGCGCGCCTATGTGCTGGCCACCGGTGGCCTGGAGACGGCGCGCCTGCTGCTGGCCAGTCCCGGCGCCAGCGGGCGGGGACTGGGCAATCGAAACGACGTGGTGGGCCGCTACTACATGTGCCATATCGCCGGCACGATAGGGACGGTGGATCTGTCGCGCGCGGCGTCGGCATGGCACGGCTACGAGGTGTCGGACGAAGGGGTGTATTGCCGGCGCCGCCTGGCCCTGCGACCGGAGGCGCAGCGGCGCCTGCAGGTCGGCAACTTCATTGCGCGCCTGCACCATCCGCGCATCGCCGATCCCGGGCACGGCAGCAGCATCCTGTCGGCGCTTTATCTGGCGCGCCCCATCGTGCCGTACGAATACGCCAAGCGTCTCTACGGCGATGCGCCGGGCACCCTCGGCTTATGGCTCAGGCACCTGGGTAACGTGATCATGGGCATGCCGTCCGCGGCGGCGTTCATGTGGCGCCTGTTCACACAGCGCAAGCTTGCCGACCGCAAGTTCCCCTCCATCATCGTGCATCCGCGCAACCGCCGCTACAGCCTGGACTTTCACGCCGAACAGGAGCCCAACGTCGACAGCCGCGTGACGCTCGGTACGGACACGGACGCGCTGGGCGTGCCGCGCTTGCACGTCGATTGGCGCTACACGAAGCGTGACGTGGAGACGATCCAGGGGGCGTTGGCGGAATTGGCAAGCGCCTTGCACGCAAGCGGCGTTGGCAGCTTCGAGTACGACCCCGCCCTGGTTGAAACGGAAATGACGCGCTATGGCGCCTACGGCGGCCATCACATCGGCACGGCGCGCATGGGCCGCGATCCGCGCGACAGCGTGGTCGACGCCGACTGCCGCGTGCATGAAGCGGGCAACCTCTTCGTCGCCGGCGCGGCCGTCTTTCCGACTTCCGGGCAAGCCAACCCCACCTTGACCATCGTCGCGCTGGCCCTGCGCCTGGCGGCGCATCTGCGCCAGGTGTATGCGCCCGTCGCCACCGGGACGGATGGCTGCGCGCGAGGCGACATCGCCGAGGGCCATCGCGCTCAAAACCATCCAGCGCAGGGCGATACAGCCATGGAAACCGTATAGATATGAAGCAAAGAATACTGGTGCTTGGCGGCAACGGCTATGTCGGCCGCCGCGTGATTGCGGCGCTGGCGGCCAGCGATTGGGCCGAACCGGTGGCCGGTGTACGACGGGCCCGGGCGTCGGACGCGCGGGTCCGCCAGGTCTTGCTCGATGCGACCGACGCGGCGGCGGTGACGAGCGCGCTGGGCGAGGTCGATGCGGTCGTCAATTGCGTCGCGGGCTCAGCCGACTCGATGGTCGGCGGCGCGCGGGCGCTGAGCGCGGCGTTGGAAAAGCGGGGCGGCGCCGCACCGCGGGTCGTGCACTTCAGCTCCATGGCGGTATACGGACCGGCGCGGGGCGACGTCACCGAGAGCCAGGCCATGGCGACCGGCATGGGCGGCTATGCCGGCGCCAAGGTGGAAACCGAGCGGCTGCTGGCGGGACGCGAAGCCGTGGTGACACTGCGGCCAGGCTGCATCTACGGTCCCGGCAGCCCGCAGTGGAGCCTGCGTATCGCCAGCCTGCTGCGCGCGCATCGCATCGGCGACCTGGGCGCCGCCGGGGACGGTTGCAGCAATCTGGTCTATGTCGATGACGTCGTCGCGGCGGTGCTGGCCGCGTTGAGGGCGCCGGCTCAGATGACGGCCTCGGGCCCGGTCTACAACCTCGCGATGGCGCACGCGCCCGACTGGAACCGGTATTTCCTGGAGTACGCGCGCGTGCTCGGCGCGGTGCCGTTGCGGCGCATCGGCGCGCGCCGCTTGAAAATTGAAACGCACCTGTTGGCGCCGGCGTTGAAGATCGCCGAGATCGGCTTGCGGCGTGTGGGCATCCGCGTTCCACCGCCCATTCCGCCGTCCCTGCTGCGCCTGTGGCGCCAGGACATACGACTGGTGTCGACGCGCGCCGAAAACGAGCTGGGCCTCGCCTGGACGGCGCTGGCGCACGGCGTGGCGGCCAGTGTGCCGGGGGGACGCGCATGACCGCGGATTATCCCTACCGCGTGGCCGCGCAGATCAGCATGTATCCCATGGACTATCCCCATGCCGCGCTGCTGCTGCCGCACCAGTTGCGCGTCTGGTCGCCCATGGTCGACCGGGTCCTGGTGACCGTGGACACGCATCGCAGCGCATCCGGCCGTTACCGCGGCAGCCATTTCGATGAATATCGCGCCAAACTGCTGCGACTGGCGCGCGACCTGCGCGCCGACTTCCCGCAGCTCGACGTAATCGAGGTGGATTACGCCGCGGCGGCGCGACGGGAGGTGGCGCGCGATTTCTTCGGAACGGAAGACATCCCGGTCAAGGCCTGGGACGGCGGCCCTTTCTATGCCTACTTCTATGGCATGCATCACAGCCGCGCGCGGCACATCGTGCATTTCGACGGCGACATGCTGTTCGGCGGAGGCAGCACGCGCTGGGTGGAAGAGGCCATCGACTACGCCGAAGGGGATCCGACGGTGCTGCTTACCGGCCCCTTCCCTGGGCCGCCCGCCTCGGACGCAGCCATCCACGGGCATGGCTTGCCCGTTCCACAGCGGCTCGATGTCGCCGGCGCGCCGGCCTATCGTTTCCAGTCCGCCAGCACCCGTATTTTCATGCTCGACATGAAGCGGTTTCGCGCGACGCTGGGCACGCTGCCCTTGCTGCGTCCCGGTGCGTCGCAGCGTATGAAGTCCCGTCTCCTGGGCAATCCGCCCGATGTGCGCGAGGCAGAAGTCATTCTGGGCGAAGTCTTGCGGCAGCACGGGCTGTATCGCGTCGACCTGCTCGGGTCGGCGCCGGGGCTGTGGTCGCTGCATCCGCCCTATCGCGGCGCCGAGTTCTATCGCAAGCTGCCGGAACTGGTCGCGGCGGTCGAATCCGGCCAGGTGCCGGCGGCCCAGCGCGGGCATTACGACGTGCACGACAGCATGATCGACTGGTCCGCGCAACGCGCCGCGACGCGTCCTCACAAGCGCTGGCTGCGCATGCTCAAAGACCGGCTACGGACCGGCGCGTAGCAGCCTTGGAGGCGTCCTGTTCGCGCTGTTTCTTGAAGAAGGCGATCAGCGGCCTTTCCAGCAGTTCATAGACCAGGATGCCCACCAGGATGCAGGCCGCCAGGCCGGCGGCGCAGAACCCCGCCCGGCCACCCGGCAAGGCATCCAGGTGCAGCTTGCGCCAGCCTTGGCTCACCGCTGACAGCACGAAGGCATGGGACAAGTAGAGCGAATAGGATGCGTCGCCCAGTTTGTGAAGGAAATCCATGCGCGGCAGCGACTGAAAGCGTTCCAGCAGGATCGCGCCCACCACGATGGCCATGGCCGGCACGCCTTGCGCCAATGGGCGGGGCGCATCGGGCGCCGCGACGGACATCAGGGCGATGACGATGAAACCGCCGATGACCAGCAGCCAGCCCAGCGCCGCGGAGCCGCCCTTGTGCGGCCGCGAAAACCACCACCCCACACCCATGCCGAGCAGGAACTCAAGCACGATGTCCGAGGTGTAGACCTTGAGAATGGGCTGGCCGTCGCCGACCACGAACCATCCAAGCAGGCTCAGCCCCACCAATACGACAGCCGTGGCAATGAAGCGCCACCGCGTAGGCAATACCAGCGTCAGGCCGAAGATCACGTAATACAGCATCTCGTAATTGAGCGTCCAACCTACCGTCAGCACCGGTTCGATCAGCCCGGACGGGTTGTGCACCATCAGGAACAAGTAGGACGCAATGACGTGAAACGCGCCGAAGCGCGTGGTCTGCAGCAGTTGCGGCGCGATCAGCATGACCGCCACCGCCACCGAGGTCAGCAGCCAATAGAGCGGAACGATGCGCACCGCGCGGCGCTTGTAGAACTCCAGGATGCCCACCTTCCTGTCACGCGTCGTGATCCACATGAGAAAGCCGCTGAGGACGAAGAAGATATCCACGCCGGCGGCCAGCCAATGCGGCCAATAGCCCCGGTAGCCCATGCGCTCCAACTGCGGATAGAGATGGACGACGACAACCATCATGGCCGCGACGCCGCGCAGATACTGTATGGAAAGAATGTCCATCAATGAGCGCCTTGTCGTTCGTTCGGCGACCGCGTGGCCGCGTCATCCTTGCGGACTTCCCGCAGCACCAGCACGATGACGCTCGCGCAATAGCAGGCTTCGCCGGCCAGGATGCCGATGGCCGCGCCCATCGGGCCCACTTGCAGCATCGCCGCATAGCTGATGCCGAGCGAGAGGATGGCGCACGCCAGCGCCGCGCCGCTGAGCGCCTGGAAACG from Bordetella genomosp. 10 includes:
- a CDS encoding acyltransferase family protein yields the protein MDILSIQYLRGVAAMMVVVVHLYPQLERMGYRGYWPHWLAAGVDIFFVLSGFLMWITTRDRKVGILEFYKRRAVRIVPLYWLLTSVAVAVMLIAPQLLQTTRFGAFHVIASYLFLMVHNPSGLIEPVLTVGWTLNYEMLYYVIFGLTLVLPTRWRFIATAVVLVGLSLLGWFVVGDGQPILKVYTSDIVLEFLLGMGVGWWFSRPHKGGSAALGWLLVIGGFIVIALMSVAAPDAPRPLAQGVPAMAIVVGAILLERFQSLPRMDFLHKLGDASYSLYLSHAFVLSAVSQGWRKLHLDALPGGRAGFCAAGLAACILVGILVYELLERPLIAFFKKQREQDASKAATRRSVAGL
- a CDS encoding GMC oxidoreductase; amino-acid sequence: MMILDATTIPSGSVLNADICIVGAGAAGITLALALMDSGLDVVLLESGGPRVEKDTQALYRGTVPDARLHSEPDRYRERRMGGSTTIWGGRCMPLDPIDFEPRPYIAHSGWPIGLDDLMPYYPRANQICEAGDYAYTVETAFHHPIRPMIEGFESPAFTTNTLERFSTPTDFGRRYAERLRLGPVRVIQHANLCRLDSGTPGARGDARDNAQGNAAIGAAHVRTLSGNAFTVRARAYVLATGGLETARLLLASPGASGRGLGNRNDVVGRYYMCHIAGTIGTVDLSRAASAWHGYEVSDEGVYCRRRLALRPEAQRRLQVGNFIARLHHPRIADPGHGSSILSALYLARPIVPYEYAKRLYGDAPGTLGLWLRHLGNVIMGMPSAAAFMWRLFTQRKLADRKFPSIIVHPRNRRYSLDFHAEQEPNVDSRVTLGTDTDALGVPRLHVDWRYTKRDVETIQGALAELASALHASGVGSFEYDPALVETEMTRYGAYGGHHIGTARMGRDPRDSVVDADCRVHEAGNLFVAGAAVFPTSGQANPTLTIVALALRLAAHLRQVYAPVATGTDGCARGDIAEGHRAQNHPAQGDTAMETV
- a CDS encoding capsular biosynthesis protein, producing MTADYPYRVAAQISMYPMDYPHAALLLPHQLRVWSPMVDRVLVTVDTHRSASGRYRGSHFDEYRAKLLRLARDLRADFPQLDVIEVDYAAAARREVARDFFGTEDIPVKAWDGGPFYAYFYGMHHSRARHIVHFDGDMLFGGGSTRWVEEAIDYAEGDPTVLLTGPFPGPPASDAAIHGHGLPVPQRLDVAGAPAYRFQSASTRIFMLDMKRFRATLGTLPLLRPGASQRMKSRLLGNPPDVREAEVILGEVLRQHGLYRVDLLGSAPGLWSLHPPYRGAEFYRKLPELVAAVESGQVPAAQRGHYDVHDSMIDWSAQRAATRPHKRWLRMLKDRLRTGA
- a CDS encoding NAD-dependent epimerase/dehydratase family protein translates to MKQRILVLGGNGYVGRRVIAALAASDWAEPVAGVRRARASDARVRQVLLDATDAAAVTSALGEVDAVVNCVAGSADSMVGGARALSAALEKRGGAAPRVVHFSSMAVYGPARGDVTESQAMATGMGGYAGAKVETERLLAGREAVVTLRPGCIYGPGSPQWSLRIASLLRAHRIGDLGAAGDGCSNLVYVDDVVAAVLAALRAPAQMTASGPVYNLAMAHAPDWNRYFLEYARVLGAVPLRRIGARRLKIETHLLAPALKIAEIGLRRVGIRVPPPIPPSLLRLWRQDIRLVSTRAENELGLAWTALAHGVAASVPGGRA